The following proteins come from a genomic window of Diprion similis isolate iyDipSimi1 chromosome 8, iyDipSimi1.1, whole genome shotgun sequence:
- the LOC124409583 gene encoding actin-binding Rho-activating protein isoform X1, with protein MSSVMFESLGDKVAMFNQQATRHQDTQAKNPFTSGLNLPRPKFSKEEYGRPAAGSLSDIRGRKASAHIYKEILELCEMIYQNGTPCKDEPDIIGITFGDLFNIYVHINDKCVGLLLRARKQNFLHFEGECLFQRRDDNVPIFLTKPIAEIRQIFKQKLEQQRIEAQQIQAQHL; from the exons ATGTCTTCAGTAATGTTT GAATCGCTCGGCGACAAGGTAGCCATGTTCAATCAGCAGGCGACCAGGCATCAGGACACGCAGGCGAAGAACCCCTTCACCTCAGGGTTGAATCTGCCCAGGCCAAAGTTCTCCAAGGAAGAATACGGCCG ACCAGCGGCTGGATCGCTGTCCGATATTCGGGGGCGAAAAGCGTCGGCTCACATTTACAAGGAGATTCTTGAGTTGTGCGAGATGATTTACCAGAACGGCACGCCCTGCAAGGATGAGCCAGATATAATTGGGATCACCTTTGGCGATTTGTTCAACATTTACGTCCACATAAACGACAAATGCGTCGGCCTTCTTCTGAGGGCCAGAAAACAGAACTTTCTGCACTTTGAGGGCGAATGTCTGTTCCAG agaCGGGATGACAACGTTCCGATTTTCCTCACAAAACCGATCGCCGAGATCAGGCAGATCTTCAAACAGAAGCTCGAACAGCAGCGGATAGAAGCCCAACAGATACAAGCCCAACATTTATAA
- the LOC124409583 gene encoding actin-binding Rho-activating protein isoform X2, which yields MFNQQATRHQDTQAKNPFTSGLNLPRPKFSKEEYGRPAAGSLSDIRGRKASAHIYKEILELCEMIYQNGTPCKDEPDIIGITFGDLFNIYVHINDKCVGLLLRARKQNFLHFEGECLFQRRDDNVPIFLTKPIAEIRQIFKQKLEQQRIEAQQIQAQHL from the exons ATGTTCAATCAGCAGGCGACCAGGCATCAGGACACGCAGGCGAAGAACCCCTTCACCTCAGGGTTGAATCTGCCCAGGCCAAAGTTCTCCAAGGAAGAATACGGCCG ACCAGCGGCTGGATCGCTGTCCGATATTCGGGGGCGAAAAGCGTCGGCTCACATTTACAAGGAGATTCTTGAGTTGTGCGAGATGATTTACCAGAACGGCACGCCCTGCAAGGATGAGCCAGATATAATTGGGATCACCTTTGGCGATTTGTTCAACATTTACGTCCACATAAACGACAAATGCGTCGGCCTTCTTCTGAGGGCCAGAAAACAGAACTTTCTGCACTTTGAGGGCGAATGTCTGTTCCAG agaCGGGATGACAACGTTCCGATTTTCCTCACAAAACCGATCGCCGAGATCAGGCAGATCTTCAAACAGAAGCTCGAACAGCAGCGGATAGAAGCCCAACAGATACAAGCCCAACATTTATAA